The proteins below come from a single Streptomyces sp. SCSIO 75703 genomic window:
- a CDS encoding DUF3732 domain-containing protein, whose protein sequence is MHLLALALYHRDGRQAPRTITFKPGALNILTGESETGKSAVLDIIEYCLGRQHISLPEGVITQTVGWYALLVQIGSTRLLLGRPRPAGASTNKAMLIIGDDTLELPAGDRMRANADTDALRAELSARLGIDDFRFEPPAGAERYAFNVSIAQAVYMCLQKQTEIANQQLLFHRQSEPGMAQMMKDTLPYFLGAAGPEQAARQRQLAEATRALRRVQRQIDESQRDNESTNAALHGLARLAQEAGMVQAVPERASAAELSVLLREAADTVVDPSAPPVFGEDGMQERLAAERQALREQLHDLNEAGALLDSWQQESQAFTGELHTQLGRLTSLQLLSPEDAGAPEVCPLCNQALEEPDPDIEQLNDLTRRLQSELTDAEALQPSRTRHRQELNEQIADVRRRLQANASALQALQASNRRLQEINDQHARQAHVQGRILQELQRTTSQSADESGSLRRQVARMQERIAELQELVDADDVRAETESRLSRIALDMTDWARELDLEHADEAEEVRISLSLLNVVLRTETSRIPLTRIGSAKNWIGYHLVAHLALHTYLLKHQRPVPHFVMFDQPTQAFFPEEVHDVGALTDADWEAVRSYFSLMRDVVNRNGQGLQIIVCDHVNLRDDWFRDAVIENWRQGKALIPTDWITEA, encoded by the coding sequence GCACCATTACCTTCAAACCCGGAGCCTTGAACATCCTCACCGGAGAGTCCGAGACCGGAAAATCGGCAGTCCTCGACATCATCGAGTACTGCTTGGGACGGCAGCACATTTCGCTGCCAGAGGGCGTGATCACTCAGACGGTGGGCTGGTACGCGCTGCTCGTACAGATCGGTTCGACGCGCCTGCTCCTGGGCCGGCCCCGCCCAGCGGGAGCCTCCACCAACAAAGCCATGCTGATCATCGGCGACGACACGCTCGAGCTGCCGGCAGGCGACCGTATGAGAGCGAATGCCGACACGGACGCGCTCCGCGCAGAGCTCAGCGCTCGCCTGGGCATCGACGACTTCCGCTTCGAACCTCCGGCGGGCGCCGAACGCTACGCGTTCAATGTCTCTATTGCCCAGGCCGTTTACATGTGCCTGCAAAAGCAGACCGAGATCGCCAACCAGCAGCTGCTGTTCCATCGCCAGTCCGAGCCCGGCATGGCGCAGATGATGAAGGACACGCTGCCGTACTTCCTCGGTGCGGCCGGACCGGAACAGGCCGCACGCCAACGACAGCTTGCGGAGGCCACCCGGGCCCTGCGGCGCGTCCAGCGACAGATTGATGAGAGCCAGCGGGACAACGAATCCACGAACGCCGCCTTGCACGGCCTGGCCCGCCTCGCCCAGGAGGCAGGCATGGTCCAGGCTGTGCCAGAGCGCGCATCGGCAGCCGAACTGAGTGTCCTGCTGCGCGAGGCGGCGGACACAGTTGTTGATCCATCGGCGCCTCCGGTGTTCGGCGAAGACGGGATGCAAGAACGCCTGGCTGCGGAGCGACAGGCGCTGAGGGAACAACTTCACGATCTCAACGAGGCCGGGGCCCTTCTCGACTCGTGGCAGCAGGAGAGTCAGGCGTTCACCGGTGAGCTCCACACCCAGCTCGGCCGCCTTACGTCTCTGCAGCTCCTCAGTCCCGAAGACGCAGGGGCGCCCGAGGTCTGTCCCCTGTGTAATCAGGCCTTGGAGGAGCCCGACCCCGACATCGAGCAGCTCAACGACCTCACGCGCCGTCTCCAGTCCGAGCTGACCGACGCAGAAGCACTTCAACCATCGCGGACCCGTCACCGTCAGGAACTCAACGAGCAGATCGCAGACGTCCGCAGGCGCCTCCAGGCCAATGCCTCAGCGCTCCAGGCCCTGCAGGCCAGTAACCGCCGCCTCCAGGAGATCAATGACCAGCACGCGCGGCAGGCTCACGTGCAAGGGCGCATTCTCCAGGAACTGCAACGAACTACGTCGCAGTCGGCAGACGAATCTGGATCGCTGCGCCGCCAGGTGGCTCGTATGCAGGAGCGGATCGCAGAACTGCAGGAACTGGTCGATGCCGACGATGTGAGGGCCGAAACGGAAAGCCGCCTCAGCCGTATCGCGCTGGACATGACGGACTGGGCCCGCGAGCTGGATCTCGAGCATGCAGACGAGGCTGAAGAAGTACGCATCAGCCTCTCCCTCCTCAACGTCGTCCTGCGCACGGAAACCAGCCGTATCCCCCTCACCCGCATCGGCAGCGCGAAGAACTGGATCGGGTACCACCTCGTCGCGCACCTGGCCCTGCACACCTACCTACTCAAACACCAGCGGCCCGTCCCGCACTTCGTCATGTTCGACCAGCCCACCCAGGCCTTCTTCCCTGAAGAAGTCCATGACGTAGGCGCCCTCACCGACGCCGACTGGGAAGCAGTACGCAGCTACTTCTCCCTCATGCGAGACGTCGTCAACCGCAACGGCCAGGGACTGCAGATCATCGTGTGCGATCACGTGAACCTACGAGACGATTGGTTCCGCGACGCCGTAATCGAAAACTGGCGCCAAGGCAAAGCCCTGATCCCTACGGACTGGATCACCGAGGCATAG